Below is a genomic region from Prolixibacteraceae bacterium.
GGGATCTATTCGTATCACTATTCGTGGTAGCTCATCGATTGCAGGAAATAATCAACCCCTATATGTTGTGGATGGTATCCCACTGGATAACCGTAGCTTAGGTGGTGATGACTTATGGGGAGGTAAAGATTATGGTAATACTGCTGCCGATATAAATCCAGACAATATTGAAAGTATGTCTGTATTAAAAGGTCCAACAGCAGCTGCTTTGTATGGATCTAGAGCCGCCAATGGGGTTATTTTGATAACAACAAAAAAAGGGGCTAAAGGGAAGATAAATGTTAGTTATAGTGGGAAATTTACTTTTAATACTGTAGCAAAAGAGAATGATGAGCGTTTACAGTATGATTATGTCCAAGGAAATAATGGACAATTTACAACAACAACTGGGAACAATAGTAACCTATATAGCTCATGGGGGCCTAAAAATACAGGACAAGAATTAGTTCTTCCTGATGGAACAAAATATAATGCCAATCAAAGTGCAAATCGTTATAGTGATTTTTATGAAACAGGTCATGAGTTTGTTAATAGCGTAAACGTTTCTGGAGGAACTGACAAGGTTCAAAGTACACTCGGTGTTACTTATACTGATATGAACAGCGTTTCTCCAAACACTTCATTGGAAAAGTATAATATGAGTCTACGAACTACGTTTAATTTAAGTGAAAAGTTTGATCTTGATACAAAAATTAATCTTATTCATAATGATGATCAGAACAAGCGTGATTTCGGAAGCTCTGCTGCTAATCCAGTGAAAGGGTTGGTGTATACACCAACTTCGATGCCAAACAGTATTATGAAAGGTTATGTGACTGATGATCATGCATATCATTACTTTAATGAGAATACTATTTTCTTAAATCCTTATTGGTTAACAGAGAATACTATGTCAGAAGCGAGAAAAACCCGTACACTTGCAATGGCTAAGTTATCTTATCAGTTGAATGATTGGTTATCTCTATTTGTTCGTAGTGGCGTAGACTATTACAGTCGTTTTACATCTGATTCAAAGTATGCAAACCCTACTTTCCAACAAGGACGCTATGCTGAAGCTAATGCAAAATCTTTTGATATCAATAATGACTTCTTATTGACAGCACAAAAAGATTTTAATGAGAACTGGTCTGCGTCATTTTCAGCTGGTGGAAATATGTATTATCACTACTTTGATAATACGGAAGTAAAAGCAGAGCAACTTACAGTTCCTGGTTGGTTTTCTATCACGAATACGCCGAGTCCAATCACTCTTTGGAATCATGAAGAGAAGAAGATTAATTCTCTATATGCTTTCGGTCAGATATCATATGGACACTTTTTATAAGTACATCAACCTATTTAGTTTATGTTATTAATTCTGATTATTTAGAATATTTAAATATCTGTAAATAAGTGTTTTACCTTAAATTAATCATATAGAAATAGCATAAAACACATCATTGCGAGTACTTACCTTGATGTAACTGCTCGTAATGACTGGTCTTCAACACTTCCTGCGAGTAATCGTTCTTACTTTTATCCATCTGTTTCCTTGGGTTGGGTCTGGAGTGATATGTTAAAAAGAAGTGGTGTTGAATTACCAAGTTGGATGAGTTATGGTAAGCTACGAGGATCTTTTGCAATTGTTGGTAATGATGCACCTACTTATCTAACTAATTATACTTATAAGCTTGAACCTGGGGTAGATGGTAATCAATTTGGACGTGTTGATCCGATTAAGCCTGCTGAGGATTTGAAACCTGAACAAACTACATCATATGAATTCGGAGCAGAGTTTAAGCTTTTTAATGGTCGCCTTTCATTGGATTATACTTACTATAATAACAGTACTAAGGATCAGATATTAGTAATTGATGACGTTCCATCTTCAGGATACAAACAACGAGTCGTTAATGCTGGTGAAATTCAGAATTATGGTCATGAATTAACTATTACAGGTGATGTTTTAAAGAATAAGGAAGGGCTAAATTGGACAAGTAATATTAATTTTAGTAAGAATACAAATTACGTCGTTTCGTTAACTGATGATCTTCCTTATTATTCAGTAATGTCTAACTCCAATATTATTCCTGCAAATATTCGCATTACTGCAGGAGGTGGTTATGGAGATATTTATGGTCGAGGTTTTCAGCGAGATAATGATGGAAATGTCCTTGTTGGAGATGATGGCCTTCCGTTACTAACTTCAGATTATGTAAATCTTGGAAATAATCAGCCTGATGTATTATTAGGATGGGGTAATACATTCAAGTATAAAAAATGGACATTAGACTTCATGTTTAATATGAGTTTTGGTGGAGATGTCTACTCTTGGACTAATTCGGTTCTTGCAGGAAATGGTAATGCTTCATTTACTACAGACAACCGTGAAGGTGGTATGATTATATCTGGTGTAAATGCAAAAACAGGTAAACCGAATACCAAGGAAGTAACTGCACAAGAATATTGGCAAGCTGTTGGTGGCGAGAATGGTGCTGTTGAGCCTTTCCTTTATGATGCTTCGTATATTTCATTAAGCAATCTTTCTTTAAGCTATAAAGTTGGAACGATTGGAAATGATCAGTTTAGTTTGACGAATGTTGTTGTTGGTGTATATGGTAGCAATCTATGGTATGCTTATAAAAATACTAATGGGTGGGTGCCTAATAGTTCGTCTAGTAATTATGATTCAGTTCAAGGAATTGAAGCTTTTAGCCAGCCATATACAAGAAGTTTTGGTTTTAATCTAGGATTTAACCTTTAAGAAGCACATAAGATGATGAAAAATAATATACTAAAGATCTGTGTAGCATTGATAATTTTATCGGGCTGTACTTCCGATTTCGATTCATTGAACACAGACCCAACAAAAGTAACAGAGTTAGACTCTAAATATCTCTTCACTACAGTAGAGAAACGAGGTGGATTTTCGAACTGGGGAATTTATCAGTTGATGCAAAGTCTTTATGTAAATCAGTATGCTCAATATTGGGCAAATACAACAAGCTATTTCCCTTCTGATCGTTACACCATGAACAATGGTTGGATTGAAGGGGTTTGGAATGAATTCTATAGTGAGCATTTTCGTGTGTTGAATCAAATTGTAGAGAATCCAAACGAAAATATTAATAGGGTGCAAATTGCACGTATTTATCGTGCTTTTTTATATCAACGTTGGACTGATACATGGGGGGCTATTCCTTATAGCGAAGCGAGTCGTGGAATTTCAAAACCAAAATATGATTCACAAGAGTCAATTTATCGTGATCTTGTGAATGAGTTGCAGGATGCAATTTCAAAGTTAGATAGTTCGCAAGAAGCTGGTGGATTTGGATCGGCTGATGTTATCTATCAAGGTGCAACAGACAAGTGGAAGCGTTTTGCAAACTCATTACTTTTACGTATTGCTATTCATATGTCGAATGTCGATACTGAGTTTGCACAAGATGTGGCTACCAAAGCTATTGCTTCTGGTGTAATGAGTGCTAATTCAGATGCAGCTATTTTACCAAGTGATCCGAATAACCGTGAAGCAACAAATCCAATTCATGAAATAGCCTATTGGAATGAGTTCCGTATGAGTAAGACCATGGAAGTCTATATGAATGGAGACAAACTTGGAGTTGTTGATCCTCGACTGAAGATGTATTGGGCTCCAATTGCTAAAAGAAATAATGTTGTTGATGAATATGATGAGATAAATTTTAAAGGAGTACAGAATGGCTTGGCTGTGAGTAATATTCCATTAGATAATTTAGGTGGTTATTCAAATGTTGGTCCAATTGCATCGAAATATAACTATGATGCAGAAAATCAAACTTATCAAGCCGTTGATGCAGGTAAAGCTTTGCCAATGTTTATCTTTTCTTACGCTGAGGTGTGTTTTTTAAAAGCAGAAGCTGGTCTTCGATGGGGTTTAGGTGGTGATGTGAAGACCAATTATGATCAAGGAATTCGTGCCAGTATGCTTCAATGGAGCGAAGAGGAGAGTAATACTTATTCTGGACCAGTACCATCGTCACAAGAGATCTCTAATTATATTACTGAAGTAGGAGGGACTATTGATCAGAAGAAGATCAGTACACAGAAATGGCTTGCTCTATTTCCTGATGGTTTTGAAGGTTGGACTGAGTTCAGAAGAACGGGTTATCCTGATTTTATTCCTGTTCCTTCTCCTGATCCATCAGCTGGGCTCAATGGTGAATTTATAAGCCGAATTGCTTATCCACAAGTTGAGAAGAACCTAAATCCTAATGAGTATAATAAATCGGCAACATTGGGTGATTCTATGTGGTGGCAGAAGTAACCATGTTCATTGTAGTCAGACATGAATAGATGGCAGTTCTGTGTCATCTTATTCGATGTTGATGAAGAGAATATTGCGATAAATAATATCGTGTTGGTTTCTGTAAGTAAACAAAATCCTATTTTTAAATAATAGGTCTCCATTTTTTTTGATTGAGGATAAAACTAAAAAGAGATGTCCATCGCTATACTGGACATCTCTTTTATACGAATTTAGTTTATGAAGTTAACATTCGATTCTTTGTACATCAATAATTTCTTGGTCTTCAACCTCGACAAGATACATTCCGTATTTATCTCCAATAATATTATTCTTTTTATCTTTCATAAAATTAAAGACTAGAGAATAGGATGTTTTCGAACTGTTATTATTAGATTGCCCATTGTAGTAAATTGTCTGATCGAATAACATTTCCCATTGCTTGACCTCTTCCTTGTGTTCGTAGAGATTTAGTCCTAGCTGTAAAAGTCTTGCCTTTCCTTCTTCTAAAAGCT
It encodes:
- a CDS encoding SusC/RagA family TonB-linked outer membrane protein; translated protein: MNSCIILFSKYRRIGQKGMLWLLFMGLSIFTQAQTKLFVEGQVLGEDQLSIPGASVVVKGTTIGTITDFDGRFKINIEKGATLLISYVGMTSKEIVVDNEMPYSITLMSDVQNVDEVVVTALGIKKEKKSLGYSVQDLNANDINKGDSNPLSSLSGKVSGVQVNNSASGEGGSIRITIRGSSSIAGNNQPLYVVDGIPLDNRSLGGDDLWGGKDYGNTAADINPDNIESMSVLKGPTAAALYGSRAANGVILITTKKGAKGKINVSYSGKFTFNTVAKENDERLQYDYVQGNNGQFTTTTGNNSNLYSSWGPKNTGQELVLPDGTKYNANQSANRYSDFYETGHEFVNSVNVSGGTDKVQSTLGVTYTDMNSVSPNTSLEKYNMSLRTTFNLSEKFDLDTKINLIHNDDQNKRDFGSSAANPVKGLVYTPTSMPNSIMKGYVTDDHAYHYFNENTIFLNPYWLTENTMSEARKTRTLAMAKLSYQLNDWLSLFVRSGVDYYSRFTSDSKYANPTFQQGRYAEANAKSFDINNDFLLTAQKDFNENWSASFSAGGNMYYHYFDNTEVKAEQLTVPGWFSITNTPSPITLWNHEEKKINSLYAFGQISYGHFL
- a CDS encoding TonB-dependent receptor, giving the protein MKHIIASTYLDVTARNDWSSTLPASNRSYFYPSVSLGWVWSDMLKRSGVELPSWMSYGKLRGSFAIVGNDAPTYLTNYTYKLEPGVDGNQFGRVDPIKPAEDLKPEQTTSYEFGAEFKLFNGRLSLDYTYYNNSTKDQILVIDDVPSSGYKQRVVNAGEIQNYGHELTITGDVLKNKEGLNWTSNINFSKNTNYVVSLTDDLPYYSVMSNSNIIPANIRITAGGGYGDIYGRGFQRDNDGNVLVGDDGLPLLTSDYVNLGNNQPDVLLGWGNTFKYKKWTLDFMFNMSFGGDVYSWTNSVLAGNGNASFTTDNREGGMIISGVNAKTGKPNTKEVTAQEYWQAVGGENGAVEPFLYDASYISLSNLSLSYKVGTIGNDQFSLTNVVVGVYGSNLWYAYKNTNGWVPNSSSSNYDSVQGIEAFSQPYTRSFGFNLGFNL
- a CDS encoding SusD/RagB family nutrient-binding outer membrane lipoprotein, producing the protein MMKNNILKICVALIILSGCTSDFDSLNTDPTKVTELDSKYLFTTVEKRGGFSNWGIYQLMQSLYVNQYAQYWANTTSYFPSDRYTMNNGWIEGVWNEFYSEHFRVLNQIVENPNENINRVQIARIYRAFLYQRWTDTWGAIPYSEASRGISKPKYDSQESIYRDLVNELQDAISKLDSSQEAGGFGSADVIYQGATDKWKRFANSLLLRIAIHMSNVDTEFAQDVATKAIASGVMSANSDAAILPSDPNNREATNPIHEIAYWNEFRMSKTMEVYMNGDKLGVVDPRLKMYWAPIAKRNNVVDEYDEINFKGVQNGLAVSNIPLDNLGGYSNVGPIASKYNYDAENQTYQAVDAGKALPMFIFSYAEVCFLKAEAGLRWGLGGDVKTNYDQGIRASMLQWSEEESNTYSGPVPSSQEISNYITEVGGTIDQKKISTQKWLALFPDGFEGWTEFRRTGYPDFIPVPSPDPSAGLNGEFISRIAYPQVEKNLNPNEYNKSATLGDSMWWQK